The Dehalogenimonas sp. 4OHTPN genome window below encodes:
- a CDS encoding ribonuclease HI family protein, with amino-acid sequence MTYLIANTDAACRGNPGESAIGVLIRTSTGQVVKTVSRAIGRMTNNQAEYHAIISALEEASNLRAVELTLIADSELAVKQLTGRYRVKNPGLEPLYTRVKILESKFNKVTYRHVPRERNSDADSLANKAFKS; translated from the coding sequence ATGACCTATCTTATCGCCAACACCGACGCCGCCTGCCGCGGCAATCCGGGCGAATCCGCCATCGGCGTCCTCATCCGCACTTCAACCGGCCAGGTGGTGAAGACCGTCAGCCGCGCCATCGGACGGATGACCAACAACCAGGCCGAATACCACGCCATCATCTCGGCGCTGGAGGAAGCCTCAAATCTGAGGGCGGTGGAACTGACGCTGATTGCCGATTCTGAATTAGCCGTTAAGCAGCTTACCGGCCGGTACCGGGTGAAAAATCCCGGTCTTGAACCGCTCTACACCAGGGTTAAAATACTGGAATCAAAGTTTAACAAGGTTACATACCGCCATGTCCCAAGGGAACGCAACTCCGATGCCGACAGCCTGGCTAATAAAGCCTTCAAGAGTTAA
- a CDS encoding MerR family transcriptional regulator, whose product MAVARSYATGELAKLSGVSPRTLQFYDKIGLLKPESYSEAGYRRYDDSAALRLQQILFFRELGFELSDIKTIMEKPDFDLLSAMESHREALRKKSDRLSELLVTVDKTIRRLKGEKEMEIKDYYKGFSDEEIDSMRKEAREKYGEKTVAESEARVVAMGKAKFDAVQAEFGEIYQKIVASMGKGPESKEVQEQIARWRQLMENFHHYTDEMILGLGRMYSEDSRFAAFYLKFHPEMPGFMTSAIEFYVADRRK is encoded by the coding sequence TTGGCCGTCGCGCGCAGCTATGCTACCGGTGAACTGGCGAAATTGTCCGGCGTTAGCCCGCGTACCCTGCAGTTTTATGACAAAATCGGGTTGCTCAAACCTGAGTCATATTCGGAGGCCGGCTACCGCCGCTACGATGACTCCGCCGCCCTCAGGCTGCAGCAGATCCTGTTCTTCCGTGAATTGGGTTTTGAGTTGTCCGATATCAAGACCATCATGGAAAAGCCGGACTTCGACTTGTTATCTGCCATGGAATCGCATCGCGAGGCGCTCCGGAAGAAGTCGGACCGTCTCAGCGAGTTACTGGTTACGGTGGACAAGACCATCAGAAGACTAAAAGGAGAAAAAGAAATGGAAATCAAGGACTACTACAAGGGTTTTTCCGACGAGGAAATCGACAGCATGCGTAAAGAAGCGCGCGAAAAATATGGTGAAAAAACCGTCGCCGAGTCCGAAGCCCGAGTCGTGGCCATGGGTAAGGCGAAATTCGACGCGGTACAGGCGGAATTCGGCGAGATCTACCAGAAAATCGTCGCCAGTATGGGCAAGGGGCCGGAGAGCAAGGAAGTCCAGGAACAGATCGCCCGCTGGCGGCAGCTAATGGAGAACTTCCACCACTATACCGACGAAATGATTCTCGGCCTGGGGCGGATGTATTCAGAAGACTCGCGCTTCGCCGCCTTCTACCTGAAATTCCACCCGGAGATGCCCGGATTCATGACCAGCGCTATAGAGTTTTATGTCGCTGACCGCAGAAAGTAA